A genomic stretch from Desulfomonilia bacterium includes:
- the larE gene encoding ATP-dependent sacrificial sulfur transferase LarE — protein sequence MEISPSQKAKLQSLKDLLTSWGCCAIAYSGGVDSTFLLAVAHETLGEKCLAVIATSSTYPKREYLPAIEWLKKNGIRYERIISEELDIPEFRDNPPQRCYFCKKELFIKVRNISEKHGIKVIADGANLDDAGDFRPGMQAAKELDVKSPLKELGFSKEDIRQLSSAVYNLPTAFRQAMACMASRIPYGSPITPEKLRQVEEVEDFLAAKGFKTFRARHHGDVLRIELAGEDMPSAVQNAAEIVIAAKKAGFIYVTLDLEGFRSGSMNEILNRE from the coding sequence ATGGAAATCTCACCGTCACAGAAAGCAAAGCTTCAGAGCCTGAAAGATCTTCTGACATCATGGGGATGCTGCGCAATAGCATATTCAGGCGGTGTTGACAGCACGTTTCTGCTTGCGGTCGCACATGAAACACTCGGTGAGAAATGTCTGGCAGTGATAGCCACATCATCGACATATCCCAAAAGAGAATATTTACCCGCAATAGAGTGGCTCAAAAAGAACGGAATCCGGTATGAAAGAATCATCTCGGAAGAGCTCGACATACCCGAATTCAGGGACAACCCCCCGCAAAGGTGCTACTTCTGCAAAAAAGAGCTTTTCATAAAAGTAAGGAACATATCCGAGAAACACGGCATCAAGGTGATAGCTGACGGCGCAAACCTTGATGATGCCGGAGATTTCAGGCCAGGCATGCAGGCTGCAAAAGAGCTTGATGTAAAAAGTCCTCTTAAGGAACTGGGTTTTTCCAAAGAGGATATCAGACAGCTTTCGTCAGCAGTCTACAATCTTCCGACTGCATTCAGGCAGGCGATGGCATGCATGGCATCCCGCATCCCGTACGGCTCTCCGATCACGCCTGAAAAGCTCAGACAGGTTGAAGAGGTAGAGGATTTTCTTGCCGCAAAAGGCTTCAAGACGTTCCGCGCCAGACACCATGGTGACGTGCTGAGAATAGAACTTGCAGGTGAGGATATGCCTTCAGCCGTTCAAAATGCAGCCGAGATTGTCATCGCTGCAAAAAAGGCAGGCTTTATCTATGTTACACTTGACCTTGAGGGTTTCCGCTCAGGAAGCATGAATGAAATTTTAAACAGAGAATAG
- a CDS encoding TVP38/TMEM64 family protein produces MSEPADNQKPSNKTAAWYKPVVLILVIVAVFILGNVFGIGEKLGQLRSWIESFGSLAPLAYIILYILATVAAVPGVALSLIAATLFGSFRGVIYVSIGSTVGAALAFLVSRYIARNAVAAWLKNNPRFLKLDAMTEEHGAVIVALTRLVPLFPFNLLNYGFGLTKVRFFTYVFWSWLCMLPGTILYLVGFDAVLKGITENRAPWLLILVFLLAAAGVFSLTRFARNRLNRSGNTPEELDGFPK; encoded by the coding sequence ATGTCCGAACCTGCAGATAATCAAAAGCCATCAAATAAAACAGCCGCATGGTATAAGCCTGTTGTCCTTATTCTTGTCATAGTTGCTGTTTTCATTCTGGGAAATGTATTCGGAATAGGGGAGAAGCTGGGACAGCTTCGCTCCTGGATTGAATCTTTCGGCAGTCTCGCCCCGCTTGCTTATATTATCCTTTATATCTTGGCCACCGTGGCTGCAGTGCCGGGAGTGGCGTTATCGTTAATCGCCGCCACACTGTTCGGATCTTTTCGCGGTGTCATATATGTCAGCATCGGCTCAACTGTTGGAGCGGCGCTTGCGTTTCTCGTTTCCCGTTATATTGCAAGGAATGCTGTTGCAGCCTGGCTCAAAAATAATCCGCGTTTTTTAAAGCTGGATGCAATGACTGAAGAGCACGGCGCTGTCATTGTAGCGCTAACCAGACTGGTGCCGCTGTTTCCTTTCAATCTTCTCAATTACGGTTTCGGCCTGACGAAAGTCCGGTTTTTCACCTATGTGTTCTGGTCATGGCTTTGCATGCTGCCGGGCACTATCTTGTATCTTGTAGGATTTGACGCTGTCTTAAAGGGAATCACTGAAAACAGGGCACCCTGGCTTCTGATTTTGGTATTCCTGCTGGCGGCTGCCGGAGTTTTCTCTCTGACGCGGTTTGCAAGAAACCGTCTGAACAGATCAGGAAACACACCTGAGGAACTTGACGGTTTTCCCAAATAG
- a CDS encoding DUF1573 domain-containing protein, with product MNRTGLVIIILLLSVLTGSAAFGAAKITIDEYTYSAGNYMEGKAIEHDFIVRNSGNEPLTLEMKSCESCNGLKVTLPVGPVEPGKADKIHVRIPTYNMRGNLKKGIEVITNDPDKKNVTLIVQAFIQEVLSIKPEYICLGRVKAGSKYQKAITVENSGKDPVSIYDIELSPPDHLSLSPNDKMVIKPGEKKTLLLTINSGKEPGVIEGSIFFRTDLKQLPQKLIPVQVEVTKDIKKP from the coding sequence ATGAACAGAACAGGTCTGGTCATAATTATATTACTGCTTTCGGTGTTAACAGGAAGTGCGGCATTCGGTGCGGCAAAAATAACGATAGATGAATATACCTACTCGGCAGGGAATTACATGGAAGGCAAAGCAATCGAACATGATTTTATAGTCAGAAATTCCGGTAATGAGCCGCTAACTCTGGAGATGAAGTCCTGTGAAAGCTGCAACGGTTTGAAGGTAACTCTTCCTGTCGGTCCGGTCGAACCGGGAAAAGCAGACAAAATACACGTGAGAATCCCGACCTACAACATGAGGGGCAACCTGAAGAAAGGCATTGAGGTGATCACCAATGACCCTGATAAAAAAAATGTCACTCTAATCGTACAGGCTTTCATTCAGGAAGTGCTTTCCATAAAGCCTGAATATATATGCCTTGGCCGGGTAAAAGCCGGATCGAAATATCAGAAGGCGATAACCGTCGAGAACTCCGGCAAGGATCCCGTGAGCATCTATGATATCGAATTGTCGCCCCCTGATCACCTGTCATTATCACCGAACGATAAGATGGTGATAAAACCCGGGGAGAAAAAAACCCTTCTTCTGACCATAAATTCAGGTAAAGAACCTGGTGTTATCGAAGGTTCGATATTTTTCAGGACCGATCTTAAGCAGCTGCCTCAGAAGCTGATCCCTGTCCAGGTTGAAGTAACAAAAGATATTAAAAAGCCTTAG
- the mnmA gene encoding tRNA 2-thiouridine(34) synthase MnmA → MKKKVMVGLSGGVDSAVAASLLKDQGYETVGVTMCLGVAPSPGSKIKCCGPEEIEDAKRVCRAIGIRHYILDFARELEEDVIKPFVSDYRLGITPNPCVVCNRRIKFGALLDKALAMGFDFLATGHYAGTTQTDSGPALIKAKDRRKDQTYFLYAIRQKALGNVIFPLAGLTKDEVRKIALEKNLPVSSKPESQDICFIPRGGMNAFMKGRFDHEPGDIVDIKGRTIGRHKGIASYTVGQRTGLGISSPMPLRVISIDAQRNMIVAGERKYLFAKGLVADNINMFTQDIPERISGKIRYAHRPAACHAEISGGELIVKFEEPQESITPGQSVVIYDGETVLGGGIIRYATEKAEEFHKAD, encoded by the coding sequence ATGAAAAAAAAGGTTATGGTGGGCTTAAGCGGCGGCGTCGATTCGGCTGTCGCCGCAAGCCTGCTTAAAGATCAGGGATATGAAACAGTAGGCGTCACAATGTGCCTCGGTGTCGCCCCTTCTCCCGGCAGCAAAATCAAATGCTGCGGCCCTGAAGAGATCGAGGACGCAAAACGCGTATGCAGGGCAATAGGCATCAGGCATTACATACTGGACTTCGCCCGTGAACTTGAAGAAGACGTGATCAAGCCTTTTGTCAGTGATTACCGGCTGGGCATAACGCCCAATCCCTGTGTTGTCTGTAACAGGCGGATCAAATTCGGTGCGCTTCTGGACAAGGCACTGGCCATGGGCTTTGATTTTCTTGCAACAGGCCACTATGCCGGAACAACGCAAACAGATAGCGGCCCTGCCCTTATAAAGGCAAAGGACAGGCGCAAGGACCAGACATACTTTCTTTATGCAATCAGGCAAAAGGCCCTTGGAAATGTAATATTCCCGCTTGCAGGCCTGACCAAGGACGAGGTCAGAAAAATCGCCCTTGAAAAAAACCTTCCTGTATCAAGTAAACCCGAAAGCCAGGACATCTGCTTTATTCCAAGAGGAGGCATGAACGCCTTCATGAAGGGCAGATTCGATCATGAGCCGGGTGATATCGTTGATATAAAAGGCAGAACGATAGGACGGCATAAGGGCATTGCATCATATACCGTAGGCCAGCGCACAGGCCTTGGCATAAGCAGCCCCATGCCTCTCAGGGTCATCTCCATTGATGCGCAAAGAAATATGATCGTTGCGGGAGAGCGAAAATATCTTTTTGCAAAGGGCCTTGTCGCGGACAACATCAATATGTTCACGCAAGACATTCCGGAAAGGATATCAGGCAAGATCCGTTATGCGCACAGGCCGGCGGCCTGCCATGCGGAAATTTCCGGCGGAGAGCTTATCGTAAAGTTTGAAGAACCACAGGAATCAATAACACCCGGACAGTCTGTCGTGATTTACGATGGCGAGACAGTTCTCGGCGGCGGTATCATAAGATATGCAACAGAGAAGGCTGAAGAATTTCACAAGGCGGATTAA